The genomic segment cgCAAGGAGATGATCTGTCATGCTGCTACCTTCCTGGTGAGGTTTCTGAATAAACAGGAAACAATCCAGACTACTTAAGAGCATGAACTAGTGCATGCCTCACACACCTTGTCTTCTGTCCTCAGGTTTGCAGTAGTGGCTTACTGGCAATTTAATTAACTGCATTCTGACAGAAAAAGCAGGTGATGTGCATGACTAgtaaaattaccttaaaatacCAATCAACAGTAGACATTCACTGAACCCATAGGCATCTCTTCTCTGAAGTACCGCCTTGATTTGCATATTGCAAAATGTCACATTTATTgcataaatggaatcctacataTATACTCTCTCATATAGTCATTATAATTACTTTGAGTTTCATGAATGTTTTCTTAGTTTATGCTCTTCACTATCAATACACAGTAATTGtgcatccattcatctattgatggacatttgcagTGTTTCCATTTGGACCATTACAAATAAAATTGCTATAAACATTACTGCACAAGCCATTCTATGGAAATATGATTTAATTTCTTTGGGGtaaatatccaggaatgaaatggTCAGACCATAGTGCAGGTCTGTCTTTATGTTTCCAAGAACctccaaattgttttaaaagtgaTTGTAGCATTTTACCTGCACAACCGCAAAACATGGAGTTTTGGTCCACAACCTCTTCCCTAATAATGGTATGATCAGCCACTGAATGAATTGGAACATGAAAAGCACACATAAAAAAGGAGACACTGCTATTATTAAAGATGTAGTAAAAGCAAGCAAAATTAGTTCTAACCCGGAAAAGAAGCCCAATCACAAGATACCAAGATGGTACACTGCAGTTCAGGGACTAGGGAACATTCCGTCACTCATTGGGTAGGATTTGTGGAGTGTATGAATGAAAAGCTTCCAGTATTTATCAATTTACAAAAACTAGTATGGATGGCAGCAAACTTTAATTATATTAGGAAAAAGGGTAAAACTCTGCTTTTTTAGAAATGTCAACAtccatgaaaaatgtttaaatgttttatacTTGCACATAGGAACTATATTAGGAGAAATAAACTCAAATCCTTTATAACACTATTCTATGTACATCACCTTCCATTTTAAATAGCCAGTATTTAGAAAGCAATTACCTTTGCAAGTCCTTGTACTGGGAGTTTAGAGAATACAAAATAGAAACATTGTTCTCATTCCTAAAATCCTGAGTTTAGTAGAGAGATTCTTatatggataaaataaaaataattcaataaaaaggGTACTTCATGTGGAGATATGATTGAATCACAAAGTCAGTGAAACGCTTAGCAAGTGTTATTATGGCATATCAATTCTATtttaatagaagagaaaatgccATCAAAGTGTAGTAATATTACTAAATGAGGCATAAAGTAGAATGTTTCAAAtagagaagaaacaaagcaaagaactgaaaggagTTAGAAATGGTTAAGGAGAGGTCCACGTGAGCTTCGTCAGATTTCCACTTGTCCTGGAGAATGATATACATTAAAGGAAACCAAACcatatcataaaaataataatttgcagCTTTCTTCCTACTATAGGTCAACTTGGTGACTGTAATGAGCATTAAATCCCAACCTTTGCTAAAGTCACTTCTGAGTTCACAGGGGAAAATACAGAACACGAAACAGAATTAATGACATATTTGCGTAACACCAAAGCCTTCAGGCTGTAGCTTCAGTGATTTAAGTCCCAAATGTACCTGGTAAAATAAAAGCCATCTGCTCGTTGTTCAGCTACCAAAGACCTGCTCATCTCAGGTAGGTTCCTGAGTTTCCTAACATAAAGAATAAAAGGTAGTATAAACTTCACTTttttggaagaaaagagagatctGTAAATAAAGCATTTTATGCCTGCTTACTCAATTAAATAAACTCTGCAATTTAATGGCCAAAATGATATTTCCATTTCAGAACTGGAAGAATCTGAACTTatgaaaaatagtattaaaattatggattaaaaaatatctttttaattacTTTGTTTTGATGTTGGTCCACAGGAAAGCCTTTTATCACTAGGCATATATATACAggaatttaagtattttttagtttatttaaaaataatgtaggtACCACATTACAAATAACAAGTACAAACTCATTTTCATGTGAACCATATGCCACATTAACTTAGTTCCTAATAAACATATTCATCCCCCACCTTCCATTTCTCAATTATCAATACAGACATATACACACGCAGATACATGACACCCACATAAATACATGTATGCACAAGGAAGAGAAGCCTGTGTATCTCAGAAGCATTCACTgcctcatttccatttttaaactttaaaactccatctaaaattcaaagaaatgtaTGTgttaaattgtctttttttctcttctttgtagcACTTGCCTTTGACTGATCAAGAGATTCCTGCTTTCACACCAGACCACTCCACAATTAGGAAATGAGTAATGGGGTGAATAATAACTTTCTAGAGAAAAGTTAATAATGTTTATTTCATGTCTCACAAAATACTAAAGACCACACAGGCCAAGACAGTAACATGATTATTCTTATAATTATTAGTGTGTGACATGCTCATTGTTTCTGATACTCATACAAAAATCTTTTAAACAAATCAGGTTTTGGAGAAACAATGaaattataatcatttttatgtcCAAGGAATGTTTCAAGCATGGAAAATGCTTATTCCTGACAGCCTGGATTCTGTGGCATTGGTGTCTCCTTGGTATTATTTTGAAgatataatgagataccactccaTCCAAATATCCTCCTGGATACAAGGAAGGTAAtgctcagaaaaattaaagagctTATAGAAAGTCACACACCTCATGACTGATATCTAGATGTACACTAAAGTTTCTCAACTGCCTATcccagtatttttttattaatgtcatACAGATAGCAATGCTTCTATAAGAGtgactgttgaatgaataattttCTGAGTTTAAAAAGACAATTACGGAAAGCAATTGTGTTCTGCCTTATAGATAATTTTAAGACTGTCAAAAGAGTTAAACATGCAGCTGTCATTTTCCtaatcattttcttaaatgtgtaGAAGAGAACAGAGAAGCATGGATAGAGGTAATTGTTTCTCCGTGACTGAATTTATTTTCTTGGGAATTACCAATAACCCTGGGATGAAGGTGACTCTTTTTACCATGTTTCTATTGATTTACCTCACTAATTTCCTAGCAAATCTTGGAATGATCATTATAATTAGAATGGATTCTCAGCTGCACATGGCGATGTACTTTTTCCTCAACCACCTCTCCTTCTGTGACCTCTGCTATTCCACAGCAGTTGGGCCCAAGGTGCTGGTGGACATATTTGCCAAGCACAAATCAATTCCTGTCATTGGTTGTGCTCTGCAATTTTTGATTGTCTGTATGTTTGCGGATTCTGAGTGTCCGCTGCTGGCGGTGATGGCCTTTGATCGGTACAAGGCCATCGGCAACCCCTTGCTCTATAGGGTCAATATGTCCAGCACAGTGTGCTCCCTGCTCGTGGCTGGGGTTTACACGGTGGCGATGGCCGATGCTCTGATACATAAGACACTAGCATTCCGCTTATGTTTCTGTGGGTCAAATGAGATTAACCATTTCTTCTGTGACTTACCTCCCCTTTACCTCCTTTCCTGCTCAGATACACAGGTCAATGAGTTGGCAGTGTTCACCATTTTTGGCTTCATTGAACTGAGCTCCATTTCAGGAGGTCTTGTCTCTTACTGTTACATAATCCTATCCGTCTTGAAGATCCACTCTGCTGAGGGGAGGCTCAAAGCTTTCTCCACCTGCACCTCCCACTTAACTGCTGTTGCAATTTTCCAGGGAACCCTGCTCTTCATGTATTTCAGGCCAAGCTCTGCCTACTCCCTAGATCAAGACAAAATGACCTCACTGTTTTACACCCTTGTGATTCCCATGCTTAACCCTCTGATTTACAGCCTGCGGAACAAGGATGTGAAGGAGGtcctgaaaaaactgaaaactaaaaggTGGTTTTAAGCAGTTGtattacacagacacacacacatcacagctGTTGTTTTATAAAATGATATTATGTGACAAGAGAAACAAGTTGTCtcaaatactttaataaaattattgttttaaaagccAATCACAGCAATGTTATTGTTTCTGAAACGTGTCACACTTTATAAGCTGTCTAGAATTTATATATGGTACCCCTTCTTTGTAGAaaactttccttcatttttaattttgccaaATTCTTacttcttcattctttcattcaaacaTTGATTTATTATACTTAAACGTAATGTGGCAGTATTAATTAAATTAAGCATTTGCTTTGCATTCCTGGTACATAGAGTACTTTATACAAATGAATTCTATAATCTATTCAAAGTAATTAATATTAGTCAACTGAGTACCAAATAATTCACAAGTCTCAAACTCATCATGAAGCAAAAATGTGGTGCTTTATccaaagaaatattcaaattaGTATAAAAAAAGATCTCCACTGGATGGAGACATTAAGTCTCAGATCAAAAAAGACAGAAGTTGGGAGAGTAAAAGGTAGTGCAGAGGATCTGGACAATGAAAGCTGTCTTGTGGTGGACAACCTGTGACTTTTTAGAATGAAAGCAGTCATGGTTGTCAAAATTTGGACTGACCCTGTGGCCGTGagactaagtgaaataaggcagagaaaaacaaatactgtgtgatgtcccaataagtggaatctaaaaaaagctgaactcaaatggagtagaatggtggttactggGGActaggggaggggtggggatgagGTGATGTTGGACAAAGGGTACAAACTGTCTGCTACAAGACGtttaagttctggggatctaatgtacagcatggggaatattgTTAATACTGTGTTACATATTGAAAGttgcaaaaaattaaatcttaagtGTTTTCAACACAACTAAAAAATGGTAATTCTTTGAGTCAATGAGTTTGTTTTTTAACCTTATAATAATTTCACAAGTTATACATATATCAAAGTATGTGCTGTACAACTTAAACATACTCGATTTTGTTTGCAATTTTATCTCAAGAAAGCTGAAAATGTGTAAGGAAATAAGGCCAAATGATTGGGTTATAAAGAGCAATGGAAAAATCTTGGTGAAACACATCAATGTGATGTAATTATGGGCAATCAATCATTCTATCAACCCTCCAAGaaaatttccttcccttcctctgcttctgggtccTGGTTAAATGTCCCATTTTGTTTAAATGTCTCCATTAAGCGTTGTTTTATTATCACCCTATTTATTAAATCATTACTTCTAATATGATATTATGAGCATTCTTTGTCCAAGACTGGACATTCCATCTCTGTTATCCAATGCACCCATACTGTCTGTGACACAAAAACCGGAAaaccacaaataaaaaaataaataaataacactagGTAACATTTTTGAATGTCTATTAGAAGTTATTAACATTATTATATGAGTGTAAGGTATGTgtattgactatatatatatattcattttttaataacttttaagAAAGTGCATAAAATGGTTGTGGATACAATGGGATTAGATCTGTAAAGACAGACTGACATATTAATGACATTAGAAGTAAAAAGCGTTCAGCCATGTATGTTCTTCATATTTGTCTCTCACCTGTCTCTGCTCTAGTTTCTGATGGTTAAGACATtgaattggtttgtttagataaTGTGGAAATGTCCATATATTTGAAGAACCACATAAGACTCAAGAAAACTCTTAATTAGCTATTAGAAATGTAGAAGATAAGAGCAActggattttatattttctagctGCCATTTATCAATACCTTTGTGTAAAAACATCTCAGAATGGTAGTACAGCCTCCAAGAGAGGCATCCCTGGTCTTTAAAGGCACACTTGTGGAGCTCTGTGATCTGTCAGTGTATCATGctggaaaaaaaatagttatgaggaattatttttaataaaagtgtcagaaaaagaaaaaaaagtgtcagAGAGTAAAAAATTTCCTCTACTCTTCAAGGTTTTTCTAGCTGATTTAAGAACcaaattgacataagacagactaactggagggaaaaagaaaaaaatttaactttgtGTGCACACAGGTCCAACAATGAACTTGAGATGCAAAACCAAAATGACGAAGGCAGAtagtttttatacattttagacaaaGAAGTATGAACCTGTGAGGAATtaacaagacaaagaaaactTATGTTTGGGAGCTTCAATTGTAAAGAAATTTTTAACAGACTTTGGGCTGGGTAATAGATTAATAAAAAGTAACAAAGTTTATTTGCATaggcttctgggctctgctgtctCGGATGATAAGGATGTCTCTGCCTCCTGGTGCGAGGTCAGTACCTTTCATAGGGGAGatttattttcctgcttttttgaGACAAAAGTTTGGGGTGTCAGGGTGTTCCTCTTGTATTGGCTGTTTCTTAAGTAACTTTACTTTCAAAcaatcaatatgccaaagtggcacatttggggaaggcctgccctgggccccagtAAGAGGCTTTAAGGGTTTCCATCTGTACCGTATTTCCTCAAATAACACACACTCTTTTGGAACTGTTACTTATGAGCAGAAGTGTGGTAGAAAACATTGTTTGAAATATATTGTCCAAGAAAAATAGAGTGTCAGTGATTGCTGTTTAAAATTAGAGGATGTAAACATGTAATATGATTAACCCATCTCCCCTTCAGGACAGCCATATACTACATATATAATCTAATGATTTATTTAATCCACATATTGGCTGTTTTATCAGCTCTAGTCTGTGCGAACTGAAGAGAAGGACATTTTAAGCCCTGTAAGTTGGTTTTCAGAAATAGAATTGACTTATTCAATTAAATGTGGGCCTCTTCACTCTGAATTAATAGGCTAGAATAAGATATTATGGGGAATATTTTTAGGGACTCATGACTCAAATAGCAGCTTGGACAGATGGCCTGTAACTCTCTTGGTATTCTACCTAAACAGGGAACATGACATAGAAAGGGTTTGATGTATTCCTGCCTGTTTCATTCCTCATCAATCCCTCCCCTTCTTAGTCATTCTACATGAC from the Manis javanica isolate MJ-LG chromosome 11, MJ_LKY, whole genome shotgun sequence genome contains:
- the LOC140844162 gene encoding olfactory receptor 5W2-like, whose translation is MDRGNCFSVTEFIFLGITNNPGMKVTLFTMFLLIYLTNFLANLGMIIIIRMDSQLHMAMYFFLNHLSFCDLCYSTAVGPKVLVDIFAKHKSIPVIGCALQFLIVCMFADSECPLLAVMAFDRYKAIGNPLLYRVNMSSTVCSLLVAGVYTVAMADALIHKTLAFRLCFCGSNEINHFFCDLPPLYLLSCSDTQVNELAVFTIFGFIELSSISGGLVSYCYIILSVLKIHSAEGRLKAFSTCTSHLTAVAIFQGTLLFMYFRPSSAYSLDQDKMTSLFYTLVIPMLNPLIYSLRNKDVKEVLKKLKTKRWF